The following are from one region of the Dreissena polymorpha isolate Duluth1 chromosome 2, UMN_Dpol_1.0, whole genome shotgun sequence genome:
- the LOC127868770 gene encoding uncharacterized protein LOC127868770, which yields MAKRKITSFFLPTDNNNNDTNESSDLTVESQKKTKLNPSMKTVKKWEKELNIKLKLVVDEDDHVNQMFCEDCVQFMPDQTSSFVTGCTSIKKESVKYHRDSVIHQRGSAKRNREAEEIADLMDTHFTKPERCNGTRWVDHKLRAISKLVTNWKILVMDMMSYSQDDSNAERRSNPIKCS from the exons ATGGCGAAGCGAAAAATAACGAGTTTCTTTTTGCCAACGGATAACAATAATAACGATACAAACGAATCCTCAGACTTAACCGTTGAGTcacaaaaaaaaacgaaattaaatcCTTCAATGAAAACCGTTAAAAAGTGGGAGAAAGAACTTAATATTAAACTTAAACTAGTTGTTGATGAAGATGATCACGTCAATCAAATGTTCTGCGAGGATTGTGTGCAGTTTATGCCTGACCAGACGTCATCG TTTGTGACTGGATGCACATCAATCAAGAAGGAGTCTGTCAAGTATCACAGGGATTCGGTCATTCATCAAAG GGGTTCAGCCAAAAGAAACAGGGAAGCGGAGGAAATAGCTGATCTTATGGATACACACTTTACAAAGCCGGAGCGATGCAATGGAACACGTTGGGTGGACCACAAGCTGAGGGCAATATCAAAACTCGTCACAAACTGGAAAATCCTTGTCATGGATATGATGAGTTACAGCCAGGACGATAGCAATGCTG AAAGAAGATCTAATCCTATCAAGTGTAGTTAA